In a single window of the Vespa crabro chromosome 18, iyVesCrab1.2, whole genome shotgun sequence genome:
- the LOC124430331 gene encoding alpha-protein kinase 1 has translation MVCKENVVSWFGNLSSYKRIDVMCTLLNMCLPFEVRYLGTCVEDIGKRDYNDLRDTEHHANNVSDLSELTNLGVTDKRTRRKLALYMALLHSCNYACAVILYKNLSNFDYQEISNLLNGTTFTPDDQPLEELLLLYTMALNHPAFTYEQKSVFGNIYIKLQEEETRFNLSKSITSAKPVQGCTPCINTNDRLVDPEMQSSCLMPPPQMQTYHGDMSMRNNPMMSGVPPGISMPPPGLCLPTPEQMSMGSGGATQYLHLGFPSVNHLPPWTGQVVMGNQLMYHTSDMLAYPPSPLVSRQSSPSQSRSPSRSNSPMGRRNNAMPRTSSQVTQSTSNTLTSTSACNSQMSISSSNASSFPLFPALGTSRSLPAQSPLLPSRSLPLPITSTTTFSRHNSIDNNPCTLIPATQSKQPPPPPPRLRSSTSGDSLREALGKEMPNFKGNLQDISLDQMRRMSDEDLREIGLTPNAVGQLRSIIKSQTTNGLNQITADKKLDNTNNSGNTMGDSMENEGMPGVDILNDGGNQGPKSMLMQEQHPAMHHHHNHAAAHNLRRYPTMPPLDPTQIQMYPAPAPVYTAQNAPCYACLTVPVAGVQNRYSRCNAQHVYCLAQLQALRLDHESSRHCSQSSSSDSSGSRSPPETPPAAPWVGGNDSNTAPVTDHLGSVPMHSTGATSHPTPQQQQQQQQQQQQQQQQQQQQQQQQQQQQQQMQPPERQRSRKNQGHQMRHKNQMVNGGGPPSLPHCVSFPTPPPHSQVTYLPHGHFSALRPSSGIYSNYSHGPYARPAYPSTYQPNSELMYQYPGHPASGGTPPPPPNAAGTPAPYMPPTPVVTYAPAAVQPTKVSCYNCGSSNHMAIDCKDQTMEDLTKKAQYRLDYTIMKQPGDCSNSDK, from the exons ATGGTGTGTAAGGAGAACGTGGTATCATGGTTTGGGAATCTGTCCAG TTATAAACGTATAGATGTCATGTGCACGTTGCTAAATATGTGCTTGCCATTTGAGGTACGATACCTTGGCACGTGTGTCGAGGATATTGGAAAGCGAGATTACAATGATCTACGCGATACAGAGCATCATGCAAACAACGTCTCAGATCTCTCAGAGCTGACAAACCTTGGTGTCACAGACAAGCGCACAAGAAGAAAACTTGCTCTCTATATGGCACTGCTACATTCTTGCAATTATGCATGCGCAGTGATCTTATACAAGAACTTGTCAAACTTTGATTATCAAGAGATCTCCAATCTTCTCAATGGGACCACTTTTACACCAGATGATCAACCTCTGGAagaattactcttattatatacaatggCGTTAAATCATCCAGCCTTTACATATGAACAGAAGAGTGTCTTTGGTAACATTTACATTAAACTTCAGGAGGAAGAGACACGATTTAATCTTTCAAAGTCTATCACTTCTGCCAAACCTGTACAA gGCTGTACACCATGCATTAACACAAATGATAGATTAGTGGATCCTGAAATGCAAAGTAGTTGTTTGATGCCGCCACCTCAAATGCAAACTTATCATG GAGATATGTCAATGAGAAATAATCCAATGATGAGTGGAGTACCACCTGGTATTTCTATGCCTCCACCTGGCTTATGTTTGCCAACACCAGAACAAATGTCAATGGGTTCTGGAGGCGCTACGCAATATCTTCATCTTGGCTTTCCATCGGTTAATCATTTACCACCATGGACAGGTCAGGTTGTGATGGGAAATCAACTGATGTATCATACCAGTGACATGTTGGCTTATCCACCTTCCCCTTTAGTCAGTCGCCAATCCTCGCCATCCCAATCTCGATCTCCTAGTCGTAGTAATTCTCCAATGGGTCGAAGAAATAATGCAATGCCTCGTACATCTTCACAAGTCACTCAGTCAACTTCGAATACGTTAACATCAACGAGTGCCTGTAACAGTCAGATGAGTATATCTAGTTCCAATGCCAGTTCCTTCCCTCTATTTCCTGCACTTGGCACTAGCAGAAGTCTTCCAGCACAATCACCCTTACTTCCATCGAGATCTCTTCCTTTACCTATTACCAGCACTACAACCTTCTCTAGACATAACAGCATAGACAACAATCCTTGCACATTAATCCCAGCGACACAATCAAagcaaccaccaccacctccaccacgaTTAAGATCTTCAACCTCTGGAGATTCTTTAAGGGAGGCATTGGGCAAAGAAATGCCAAACTTCAAAGGAAACCTACAAGATATTTCTCTTGATCAG aTGCGGAGAATGAGTGACGAAGATTTAAGGGAAATTGGATTAACTCCAAATGCTGTAGGACAATTAAGAAGTATAATTAAAAGTCAAACCACTAATGGATTGAATCAAATTACTGCAGATAAGAAGCTagacaatactaataattcaGGAAATACGATGGGTGATTCTATGGAAAATGAG GGTATGCCAGGTgttgatattttaaatgatggTGGAAATCAAGGTCCCAAATCCATGTTGATGCAGGAACAACATCCAGCGatgcatcatcatcataatcacgCTGCTGCTCATAATTTAAGACGTTATCCCACTATGCCGCCATTGGATCCTACGCAAATTCAAATGTATCCTGCCCCTGCTCCAGTATACACAGCTCAAAATGCACCGTGTTATGCCTGTCTCACTGTACCTGTTGCTGGTGTGCAAAATCGATATTCAAG atgcaACGCCCAACACGTTTATTGTTTAGCCCAGCTGCAAGCTTTGAGATTGGACCATGAAAGCAGTCGGCATTGTTCACAGAGCAGTAGCTCCGATAGTTCCGGTAGTAGATCACCACCTGAAACACCTCCAGCAGCTCCATGGGTCGGAGGAAATGATAGTAATACGGCACCAGTTACAGATCATCTCGGTTCTGTTCCTATGCATTCTACAGGTGCTACATCTCATCCGACAcctcaacaacaacagcagcaacaacaacaacaacaacaacaacaacaacaacagcaacagcaacagcagcaacaacaacaacaacagcaacagatGCAACCACCGGAAAGACAACGCAGTAGGAAGAATCAGGGACATCAAATGCGTCATAAAAATCAAATGGTGAACGGTGGTGGACCGCCAAGTTTACCTCATTGCGTCTCATTTCCAACACCACCTCCGCATTCACAAGTCACGTATCTACCCCATGGACACTTCTCTGCCTTGAGGCCAAGTAGTGGTATCTACTCTAACTACTCGCATGGTCCTTATGCAAGGCCAGCTTACCCAAGCACATACCAGCCAAATAGCGAATTGATGTATCAGTATCCTGGACATCCAGCTTCAGGTGGAACCCCACCACCTCCACCCAATGCTGCGGGAACACCTGCACCTTATATGCCACCGACGCCCGTTGTCACATACGCACCAGCTGCTGTTCAACCAACTAAAGTATCCTGCTATAATTGTGGTAGCAGTAATCATATGGCGATAGATTGTAAAGATCAGACTATGGAGGACCTTACAAAGAAAG CCCAATATCGATTAGATTATACGATAATGAAACAGCCAGGGGATTGTTCGAATTCTGACAAGTGA